The Nitrospirota bacterium genome has a window encoding:
- a CDS encoding chemotaxis protein CheW → MKTETLIENNLQLVTFRVGNEDYGIHIMRVQEIIRVIDAVKVPKAPSYVDGVVNLRGKIIPIIDLRKRMGKNVTSITEASRIIIVDAGGRLAGLVVDIVIDVIILNRDFIEPCPSIDSSKSSDYITGVGKQEERLITVLNLDNLLKLP, encoded by the coding sequence ATGAAAACAGAAACCCTTATAGAAAACAATTTACAGTTAGTAACCTTCCGTGTCGGTAATGAGGATTATGGGATCCATATAATGAGAGTACAGGAGATTATCAGGGTAATAGATGCTGTTAAAGTCCCCAAGGCCCCTTCTTATGTAGACGGAGTTGTAAATCTCAGAGGGAAGATTATTCCAATAATAGATTTAAGGAAGAGGATGGGAAAAAACGTAACCTCGATCACAGAGGCATCGAGGATAATTATTGTAGATGCCGGAGGGAGGTTAGCAGGCTTGGTAGTTGATATTGTAATTGATGTAATTATATTAAACAGGGATTTTATTGAACCATGTCCTTCAATAGACAGTTCAAAAAGTTCTGATTATATTACCGGTGTCGGAAAACAGGAAGAAAGACTGATTACAGTTTTAAACCTTGATAACCTGCTTAAATTGCCATAA
- a CDS encoding chemotaxis response regulator protein-glutamate methylesterase → MTNPIKVMVVDDSAFMRRAIVGMLNADPAIQVAGEAINGADALKKIKTLQPDIITMDIEMPVMTGLEALKVIMKENPIPVIMISSLTEEGAKETIKALEYGAVDYIPKHITGNIAGIINIKEELIRKIKALGVKKIKITQTSGAVKPYSTIERPSSQSRSKIKVVVIGASTGGPKSLQEVIPRLPKNLPCGVLLIQHMLPLFTASFAERMNEISQIEVREAKEGDIVKPGLVLISPGGFHLTVRRRIGDEVCVKLSKEPPMLHMPSVDIGITSVVEAYNEHTLGVILTGMGQDGKEGIMAVRKAKGRTLAQDEETSVIFGMPKAAIDSGCVDKIVPLGKMAEEIVNAL, encoded by the coding sequence ATGACTAACCCGATAAAAGTAATGGTAGTGGATGACTCTGCATTTATGCGGAGGGCAATTGTAGGGATGCTGAATGCTGACCCTGCTATACAGGTGGCAGGTGAGGCTATAAATGGCGCAGATGCATTAAAAAAGATTAAGACATTACAGCCGGACATTATTACAATGGATATAGAAATGCCGGTTATGACAGGGCTTGAGGCCCTGAAAGTGATAATGAAAGAGAACCCAATACCTGTAATAATGATAAGCTCTCTTACTGAAGAAGGCGCTAAAGAGACAATCAAGGCACTTGAATACGGTGCAGTGGATTATATTCCAAAACATATTACAGGAAATATTGCAGGCATAATTAATATTAAAGAGGAACTTATCAGAAAGATAAAAGCCCTTGGTGTAAAAAAGATAAAAATAACTCAGACCTCAGGAGCTGTTAAACCATATTCAACAATAGAACGTCCATCTTCACAAAGCAGGAGTAAAATAAAAGTGGTTGTAATCGGTGCCTCTACAGGAGGCCCAAAGTCCCTGCAGGAGGTAATACCGAGGCTGCCTAAAAATTTACCTTGCGGTGTATTGTTAATTCAGCACATGCTTCCTTTGTTTACAGCATCCTTTGCAGAGAGGATGAATGAGATAAGTCAGATAGAGGTTAGAGAGGCAAAGGAGGGTGATATAGTAAAGCCCGGTCTGGTTTTGATATCGCCTGGAGGTTTTCATCTTACAGTCAGGAGGAGGATTGGGGATGAGGTTTGTGTAAAATTAAGTAAAGAGCCGCCTATGCTTCACATGCCTTCTGTTGACATTGGAATCACCTCTGTTGTTGAGGCATATAATGAACATACACTCGGTGTAATATTGACAGGGATGGGACAGGATGGAAAAGAAGGCATTATGGCTGTCAGAAAGGCAAAGGGCAGGACACTTGCACAGGATGAGGAAACCTCAGTTATATTCGGGATGCCTAAGGCGGCAATTGACAGCGGATGTGTAGATAAGATAGTGCCGCTTGGAAAGATGGCTGAAGAGATAGTAAATGCATTATGA
- a CDS encoding chemotaxis protein CheA yields MEDSLPQDEMQELINEFIAETDEMLEGLDQFFLKLEETPGDLSLINEIFRAVHSVKGSAGFLGFNRLVDVAHQAENVLNKMRQKEMQATPETIDIILEAVDVLKSLMKEIKESSGGTLINIEPIKMKLSLLLEYSCTAKSGSEAVETTEVRSKMQEVRSKKEEVESQKQEARSQTEDARSEKQETEDRSQKQEVRSEKEEQGILNKSESKQKPETEEKSGDHEKDKTLRIDTERLDQVMDLVGELVLSRNRLSKILSEIEQLYDGDDKIKSLIETASNLNLITTDLQLSVMKMRMVPIRKVFNKFPRLVRDIARKADKKIDLRIYGEATEVDKSVIEEIADPLVHIVRNSIDHGVEHPSERIKKGKPDTGTITLGAYQEGNYIVIEISDDGKGIDPVVVEKKAREKGLITSKDTRLSSKEIISFIFEPGFSTAEKITDISGRGVGMDVVKTNLGRINGIIDVSSEVGKGTKINLKIPLTLAIIQVLMVKTNGEIYALPLSCILETVRVTRDCIKTIDGQEILNVRDRLIPLVRLSEVLDIEMDRNKKDLVYVVLMAIAEKRIGIIVDELCHQEEVVIKSVGSYFSDIKEISGATITGDGKVGLILDPGSLINQHQNLSKV; encoded by the coding sequence ATGGAAGATTCACTGCCGCAGGATGAGATGCAGGAACTGATTAATGAATTTATTGCTGAGACAGATGAGATGTTAGAAGGGCTTGATCAGTTTTTTCTAAAACTTGAAGAGACTCCCGGAGACCTTTCCTTAATTAATGAGATATTCAGGGCAGTCCACAGTGTAAAAGGGTCAGCCGGATTCCTCGGATTTAACCGCCTCGTAGATGTAGCTCATCAGGCTGAAAATGTATTGAATAAAATGCGGCAGAAGGAGATGCAGGCTACCCCTGAGACTATTGATATAATCCTTGAGGCAGTTGATGTCTTAAAGTCCCTGATGAAAGAGATAAAAGAGAGTTCCGGTGGAACTTTAATAAATATTGAACCAATTAAAATGAAGTTATCACTTTTGCTGGAATATTCATGTACTGCTAAAAGCGGGAGTGAGGCAGTAGAGACAACAGAAGTTAGAAGTAAGATGCAAGAAGTGAGAAGCAAGAAGGAAGAAGTCGAAAGTCAGAAGCAAGAAGCAAGAAGTCAGACGGAAGATGCAAGAAGTGAGAAGCAAGAAACAGAAGATAGAAGTCAGAAGCAAGAAGTTAGAAGTGAGAAAGAAGAACAAGGCATATTAAACAAAAGCGAATCTAAACAAAAACCGGAGACTGAGGAGAAATCAGGGGATCATGAAAAGGATAAGACTCTAAGGATTGATACAGAGAGATTGGATCAGGTAATGGACCTTGTCGGAGAACTGGTTCTAAGCAGAAACAGGCTGAGCAAAATACTCTCTGAGATAGAGCAATTGTATGATGGAGATGATAAAATTAAGTCACTAATTGAAACAGCATCAAACCTGAATCTTATTACAACTGACCTTCAATTATCAGTTATGAAGATGCGGATGGTGCCAATCAGAAAGGTGTTTAATAAATTCCCAAGGCTGGTTCGGGATATTGCAAGAAAGGCTGATAAAAAGATTGATTTAAGAATTTATGGTGAAGCGACTGAAGTTGATAAATCAGTTATAGAAGAGATTGCTGATCCCTTGGTGCATATTGTCAGAAATTCGATAGATCACGGGGTTGAACACCCGTCGGAAAGGATAAAAAAGGGTAAACCTGATACCGGCACAATAACACTTGGTGCATATCAGGAGGGGAACTATATTGTTATAGAGATATCTGATGACGGAAAAGGGATTGACCCTGTTGTTGTCGAGAAAAAGGCAAGAGAAAAAGGCCTTATAACATCAAAAGATACACGTCTTTCTTCAAAAGAGATCATAAGTTTTATTTTTGAACCTGGGTTCAGTACAGCAGAAAAGATTACCGACATTTCAGGGAGAGGTGTTGGAATGGATGTGGTTAAAACTAACCTTGGCCGCATCAATGGAATAATTGATGTAAGTTCCGAAGTCGGTAAAGGAACAAAGATTAATCTGAAGATTCCTTTAACCCTAGCAATTATTCAGGTATTAATGGTAAAGACAAACGGTGAGATATACGCATTGCCCCTTTCCTGTATTTTAGAAACAGTCAGGGTTACGAGGGATTGTATTAAGACAATTGACGGTCAGGAAATATTGAATGTCAGAGACCGCCTGATACCGCTTGTGAGGTTGAGTGAAGTATTGGATATAGAGATGGACAGGAATAAAAAGGATTTGGTTTATGTTGTCCTTATGGCAATTGCGGAAAAGAGGATAGGTATTATTGTAGATGAGTTGTGTCATCAGGAAGAGGTGGTTATTAAATCAGTAGGTTCATATTTCTCAGATATTAAAGAGATCTCAGGCGCGACAATTACAGGGGACGGCAAGGTTGGACTGATATTAGATCCCGGTTCCCTTATAAATCAGCACCAGAATTTATCAAAAGTTTAA